Proteins from a genomic interval of Paracoccus methylovorus:
- a CDS encoding IclR family transcriptional regulator, translated as MDKAFIKGLRLIEALALSDQPRGVTDLANELELTKSNVHRLLATLISQGYVRQVPPQSHYELTTRIWELGSHVIRRMDLTQIARPAMIRLAEQTGETVHLSVLDGSEVVYLDKIESAHHIRAHTSVGSRAPAYTVATGKAMLAHMPDDYLDRFEGRMVRYTDTTRTTLAELRDDIRLAREQGYALVPEGEWRDGIAACACAILNRSGELAGSIGMSGPDSRIKRKQLKEIAPQVVEAARAISLALGCAPRG; from the coding sequence ATGGACAAGGCATTCATAAAGGGTTTGCGGCTGATCGAGGCGCTTGCGCTAAGCGACCAGCCGCGTGGCGTGACCGATCTTGCCAATGAGCTTGAGCTGACGAAAAGCAATGTGCATCGCCTGCTGGCCACCCTGATCTCGCAGGGTTACGTCCGGCAGGTGCCACCGCAAAGCCATTATGAGCTGACAACGCGCATCTGGGAACTGGGCAGCCATGTGATCCGCCGGATGGACCTGACCCAGATCGCCCGCCCCGCCATGATCCGGCTGGCCGAACAGACCGGAGAAACGGTGCATCTGTCCGTACTGGACGGCAGCGAGGTGGTCTATCTCGACAAGATCGAAAGTGCGCATCACATTCGCGCCCATACCAGTGTCGGCTCGCGCGCCCCGGCTTATACGGTTGCGACCGGCAAGGCGATGCTTGCCCATATGCCCGACGATTACCTGGATCGTTTCGAAGGGCGGATGGTGCGCTATACCGACACCACACGGACAACACTGGCCGAACTGCGCGATGACATCCGCCTTGCGCGTGAACAGGGCTATGCCCTCGTCCCCGAGGGCGAATGGCGCGACGGTATCGCCGCCTGTGCCTGCGCGATCCTGAATCGCTCGGGCGAATTGGCTGGGTCCATCGGCATGTCCGGGCCCGACTCGCGCATCAAGCGCAAGCAGCTCAAGGAAATTGCGCCGCAGGTGGTGGAGGCTGCTCGCGCCATCTCGCTTGCGCTGGGTTGTGCGCCCCGGGGCTGA